From a region of the Haloferax volcanii DS2 genome:
- a CDS encoding amino acid permease: MSDEELAKDLGLLSALTIGIGTMIGAGIFVLPGVAASTAGPVVVASFVVGGLIALVNALSVSELGTAMPKAGGGYYVNRALGPLFGSIAGLGDWMGLAFASAFYSIGFGQYLATLVPMPEFLFLNEVQVGALVAGAVFVGVNYIGAKETGGVQTVIVTVLLAILALFAVQGWLSFDVATLVGDGGIAPFGYGAILPGTALVFVSFLGYAKIATVAEELKNPGRNLPLAVIGSVAIVTVLYAILVSIMLGVVPWPDLSQSAPLTQATQLAFPGGLAGLAVTVVTLGALLATVSSANASILASARINFAMGRDRVVTNWLNEIHPNYATPYRSILVTGAVIILFIAALGRDIEVLAKAASVLHLVVYALMNAALIVFRETDPEYDPAFTVPLYPVTPLVGMALSLGLLAFVGGEELLLSGLFVVGAVVWYFVYARNNADRQGLLGRHILSRGDELPNTVVDAAATVAPNGSGRIDDAPATTTMVAVSNPRTERALVTLAAALAKFDGGRVLATHVIQVPDQTSLAAADDQRDRISKASERLMADARADVEQLDVPVDTRTILSHEGLAEVFDAARQHGVDRVIMGHSGAKLAGGRVEGALDELTHDLPCDVVVLDGEEFDPSEVLLPTAGGHSSDLSAEVARALQATTDAHISVLHVADEVAAGRGFLEQWVAEHDLHGVEQLVETGDVETVIGEAAADKSLVLVGATETGLLSRLVGGSLALSVLDDLETTVLLAERPRRRSLRERLFG; this comes from the coding sequence ATGAGCGACGAGGAACTCGCGAAGGACCTCGGCCTCCTGTCGGCGCTGACTATCGGCATCGGGACGATGATCGGCGCGGGCATCTTCGTCCTACCCGGCGTCGCGGCCAGCACCGCCGGCCCGGTCGTCGTCGCCTCGTTCGTCGTCGGGGGGCTCATCGCGCTGGTGAACGCGCTTTCGGTCTCCGAACTCGGCACCGCGATGCCGAAAGCCGGCGGCGGCTACTACGTCAACCGCGCGCTCGGGCCGCTGTTCGGCTCTATCGCCGGCCTCGGCGACTGGATGGGGCTGGCGTTCGCCTCCGCGTTTTACAGCATCGGCTTCGGGCAGTACCTCGCGACGCTCGTGCCGATGCCGGAGTTCCTCTTTCTCAACGAGGTGCAAGTCGGCGCGCTCGTCGCCGGGGCCGTCTTCGTGGGCGTCAACTACATCGGTGCCAAGGAGACCGGCGGCGTACAGACGGTCATCGTCACCGTCCTGTTGGCGATTCTGGCCCTGTTCGCGGTCCAGGGCTGGCTGTCGTTCGACGTCGCAACGCTCGTCGGTGACGGCGGTATCGCGCCGTTCGGCTACGGTGCCATCCTGCCGGGGACGGCGCTCGTGTTCGTCTCGTTTCTCGGCTACGCGAAGATTGCGACCGTCGCCGAGGAGCTGAAGAACCCCGGCCGGAACCTCCCGCTGGCGGTTATCGGGAGCGTCGCCATCGTCACCGTCCTCTACGCGATTCTCGTGAGCATCATGCTCGGCGTGGTGCCGTGGCCGGACCTGAGCCAGAGCGCGCCGCTGACGCAGGCGACGCAACTCGCGTTCCCCGGCGGGCTGGCCGGCCTCGCCGTCACCGTCGTGACGCTGGGCGCGCTCCTCGCGACCGTCTCCAGCGCGAACGCGTCGATTCTGGCGTCGGCCCGAATCAACTTCGCGATGGGCCGGGACCGAGTCGTCACCAACTGGCTCAACGAGATTCACCCGAACTACGCGACGCCCTACCGGTCGATTCTCGTCACGGGTGCCGTCATCATCCTCTTCATCGCGGCGCTCGGCCGAGACATCGAGGTGTTGGCGAAAGCCGCGAGCGTCCTCCACCTCGTCGTCTACGCGCTCATGAACGCGGCGCTCATCGTCTTCCGGGAGACTGACCCGGAGTACGACCCGGCGTTCACCGTGCCGCTGTACCCGGTTACGCCGCTCGTCGGCATGGCGCTCTCGCTCGGACTGCTGGCGTTCGTCGGCGGGGAAGAGCTCCTGCTTTCGGGGCTGTTCGTCGTCGGTGCCGTGGTCTGGTACTTCGTGTACGCACGCAACAACGCCGACAGACAGGGGCTTCTCGGTCGGCACATCCTCTCTCGGGGCGACGAGCTACCGAACACGGTCGTCGACGCCGCGGCGACGGTCGCGCCGAACGGGTCGGGTCGCATCGACGACGCGCCCGCGACGACGACGATGGTCGCGGTTTCGAACCCCCGAACCGAGCGGGCGCTCGTGACGCTCGCGGCCGCGCTCGCGAAGTTCGACGGCGGGCGGGTCCTCGCGACCCACGTCATTCAGGTCCCGGACCAAACCTCGCTGGCGGCCGCCGACGACCAACGCGACCGCATCTCGAAGGCGTCGGAACGGCTCATGGCCGACGCGCGAGCCGACGTCGAACAGTTGGACGTGCCGGTCGACACGCGGACGATTCTCTCCCACGAGGGGCTCGCGGAGGTGTTCGACGCGGCGCGCCAACACGGCGTCGACCGGGTCATCATGGGCCACAGCGGCGCGAAACTCGCCGGCGGACGGGTCGAGGGCGCGCTCGACGAACTGACGCACGACCTCCCGTGCGACGTGGTCGTCCTCGACGGGGAGGAGTTCGACCCGAGCGAGGTGCTGCTCCCGACGGCGGGCGGGCACTCGTCTGACCTCTCCGCGGAGGTCGCACGAGCGCTGCAAGCGACGACCGACGCGCACATCTCGGTGCTGCACGTCGCTGACGAGGTCGCGGCCGGTCGGGGGTTCCTCGAACAGTGGGTCGCGGAACACGACCTACACGGAGTGGAGCAACTGGTCGAGACGGGCGACGTGGAGACCGTCATCGGCGAGGCGGCGGCGGACAAGTCGCTCGTCCTCGTCGGCGCGACGGAGACCGGCCTGCTGTCCCGACTCGTCGGCGGGTCGCTGGCGCTGTCCGTGCTCGACGACCTCGAGACGACCGTGTTGCTGGCCGAGCGCCCCCGGCGACGGTCGCTCCGAGAGCGGCTGTTCGGCTAA
- a CDS encoding 23S rRNA (uridine(2552)-2'-O)-methyltransferase → MARKDHYYNKAKQEGYRARSAYKLKQLDGDAGLFGPGNTVVDLGAAPGGWLQVVSEEVGDHGKVVGVDLQRIRGIDRDNVQTIRGDMTEDETKEELTAVIGERGADAVVSDMAPNMTGEYSLDHARSVYLARQAFEVAQELLATGGDFAVKVFDGPDVADLRADMEREFQYVRSMRPDASRDSSSEQYLVGKHFLTAPVRKGDELDVEIVDVGSEGDGIAKVEEFTLFVSGTEAGDMPTVRVTDVKPRFAFAEPIDDED, encoded by the coding sequence ATGGCACGGAAAGACCACTACTACAACAAGGCCAAACAGGAGGGCTACCGCGCCCGCTCGGCCTACAAGCTGAAGCAACTCGACGGCGACGCGGGTCTGTTCGGCCCCGGCAACACCGTCGTCGACCTCGGTGCCGCCCCCGGCGGGTGGCTCCAGGTCGTCTCCGAAGAAGTCGGTGACCACGGCAAGGTCGTCGGCGTCGACCTCCAGCGAATCCGCGGCATCGACCGCGACAACGTCCAGACGATTCGCGGCGACATGACCGAAGACGAGACGAAGGAGGAACTGACGGCCGTCATCGGTGAGCGCGGAGCCGACGCCGTCGTCTCCGACATGGCACCGAACATGACCGGCGAGTACTCGCTGGACCACGCCCGCTCCGTCTACCTCGCCCGACAGGCGTTCGAGGTCGCACAGGAGCTGTTGGCGACCGGCGGCGACTTCGCCGTGAAGGTGTTCGACGGCCCCGACGTGGCGGACCTCCGCGCCGACATGGAACGGGAGTTCCAGTACGTTCGGTCGATGCGCCCCGACGCCTCCCGCGATAGCTCCTCCGAGCAGTACCTCGTCGGCAAGCACTTCCTCACCGCCCCGGTTCGGAAGGGCGACGAACTCGACGTGGAAATCGTCGACGTGGGGAGCGAGGGCGACGGCATCGCCAAAGTCGAGGAGTTCACGCTGTTCGTCTCCGGGACGGAGGCGGGCGACATGCCGACGGTCCGCGTCACCGACGTGAAACCGCGGTTCGCGTTCGCTGAACCAATCGACGACGAAGACTGA
- a CDS encoding Lrp/AsnC family transcriptional regulator: MPYRNTDHRLDEIDRRILYALMDDARNTSASTLAAEAGVSGATIRNRIHKLEDSGIIRGSTAQVDFELAGGKLTNLYLCDVPVTEREALAHEARAIPGVINVRTLMTGRRNLHVLAVGESTGDLRRVARLLTDIGIHIEDEDLLEEELFAPYGPFDPDDGGHAPEANDFISLTGDASVVEVPVQSDAPIASLTLEDASERGILDDETLVIAIERGDRELTPHGDTVIEPDDIVTVLSRAGGDADADALSAFRGPQTESSPG; encoded by the coding sequence ATGCCATATCGCAACACCGACCACCGGCTCGACGAGATTGACCGCCGCATCCTCTACGCCCTGATGGACGATGCGCGTAACACGTCCGCCAGCACGCTCGCGGCGGAGGCCGGCGTCTCCGGAGCCACTATCCGGAACCGAATCCACAAGCTCGAAGACTCCGGCATCATCCGCGGCAGCACCGCGCAGGTCGATTTCGAACTCGCCGGCGGGAAGCTCACGAACCTCTATCTCTGCGACGTTCCCGTGACCGAACGAGAGGCGCTCGCCCACGAGGCGCGGGCGATTCCGGGCGTCATCAACGTCCGGACGCTGATGACCGGTCGCCGCAACCTCCACGTCCTCGCGGTCGGCGAGAGCACCGGCGACCTCCGGCGCGTCGCGCGGTTGCTCACCGACATCGGCATCCACATCGAAGACGAAGACCTGCTCGAAGAGGAGCTGTTCGCCCCCTACGGCCCGTTCGACCCCGACGACGGCGGTCACGCGCCCGAAGCCAACGATTTCATCAGCCTCACCGGCGACGCGAGCGTCGTCGAGGTCCCCGTGCAGTCCGACGCGCCGATAGCCAGCCTCACGCTCGAAGACGCCTCCGAGCGGGGGATTCTCGACGACGAGACGCTCGTCATCGCCATCGAGCGGGGCGACCGCGAACTCACCCCGCACGGGGACACGGTCATCGAGCCGGACGACATCGTGACGGTTCTCTCCCGCGCCGGCGGGGACGCGGATGCGGACGCGCTGTCGGCGTTCCGCGGTCCACAGACGGAGTCGTCTCCGGGCTGA